In one window of Rhizobium oryzihabitans DNA:
- a CDS encoding HNH endonuclease, with protein MARTVEEWIGKSDDHRAPGSVRDRIMSRDKRICHLCQSEIQVGQKWDLDHVTALINGGENRESNLKPAHRKCHVEKTALDVAEKAKVAAVRKKHLGITRPKQTIQSPGFQKSAKPKKAVVYRPVTFYREDTP; from the coding sequence ATGGCCCGGACAGTTGAGGAATGGATTGGTAAATCTGACGATCACCGCGCGCCCGGAAGTGTCCGCGACAGGATCATGTCCCGCGACAAGCGTATTTGCCATCTCTGCCAGAGTGAAATCCAGGTTGGCCAGAAATGGGATTTGGATCACGTCACAGCGCTGATCAACGGCGGCGAAAACCGGGAAAGCAATCTCAAGCCTGCCCATCGCAAATGCCACGTCGAAAAAACAGCACTCGATGTTGCCGAGAAGGCAAAGGTTGCCGCCGTCCGCAAGAAGCATCTTGGCATCACCCGCCCGAAGCAGACGATCCAATCACCCGGCTTCCAAAAGTCAGCAAAGCCCAAAAAGGCCGTCGTCTACCGGCCCGTCACGTTCTATCGCGAGGATACGCCATGA